CATGGACACCGACACCGCGTCGGCCACCCTCGAACACGCGCGTGAGAAATTCCGCGAGGGTTGTCTGGACGCCCATCGGCAGCTCGCGCCGACCCAGGACTGCCGCTTCCACGGCCGGCTCCTCGACGTCCCGATCCGCCGGGGCGGAGCCCTGCTGCCGGACGTCCGCAAGCACCTGGCGGACTGCAGGCACTGCCGGCACGCGGCCGAACAGCTCGGCCACTTCGAGCGCGGGCTGGGCACGCTGATCGCCGAAGCGGTCCTCGGCTGGGGCGCCCGGCGCTATCTCGACTCCCGGCCGGGGCGCGCGTCCCTCGGCACCCTCGCCAAGGGTGCCGCACGGCACCGGGGCGGGCGCCCCGGACTGCTGGCCCGCGTGCCCCTGCCGGTGCGCCGGCTGCCCGGCCGGTCACGCTCCGGCCGCTCGATGCTCAGGCAGTTCGGCGCCGCGTCCGCCGGGGTGCTGTCCATCGCGCTGGTGGTGAGCGTGTGGTCGTACGACGGCGGCGGCGCCGACCCGGCCGCCTCCACCAGCGCCGTCGGCGGTGACACGGCAGCCTCCGGGACCAGCCGCCCCGAACCACCGGGCTCGGCGGGGCTGCCCACGACGCCGGACCGGACCCGGCTGCGCAACGTCGCCGCGGAACTCTGCCTCGACGTGCGGGACGAGCCGAAGGCCGGCGCGGGCGCCCGGCTGGCGGCGTGCTCCGACGCGTGGACCCAGCAATGGACCTACGAGGACGACGGGCTGCTGCGCAGCGTCGCCGACCCGGGGCTGTGTCTGGACGCGCGGGCGGACGCCGGAGTCGTCGTCCTCGGTACCTGCGCCGACGAGGGCACCGAGCGGAGCGAGGACGTGCGGTACGACCTGACCGACCGGGAGGAGCTGGTGCCCCGCGGGCAGCGGCAGCTCGCCCTCGCCCCCACCACCACCGCGCCGGGCGCCGACGTCGTCGTCAAGGTGCGCGACGGTTCCGACGCCCAGCGCTGGCGGACCGAGCCGGTGCCGACGGCGGACGCCTCCCTGTCCATCGCCGGCACCGAGGCCCCGGACGCGCGGACCGTGGAACTGCCGGGCGGCTGAGGGCCGTACCGGATCCGCGGGCGTGCGTGAGGGGCGGGCCGGGACGGGGGCGAGAGCCCGGCGGAACGCTCGGTCGCCCCGCTCCGCACGAGCCGGTCAGCCGGGATGCTCGACGAGGTCGTCGGGTCCCGGCGTGGCCGGTGAGGAGTGCCCCGACAGGGCCAGGGTGAGGTCGAGCTCGGCGAGCAGGCAGCGGATCACGTGCTCGACGCCCGCCTGACCGTCCAGGCCCAGACCGTAGGCGTAGGGCCGGCCGAGGAGTACCGCTCGCGCCCCGAGGGCCAGCGCCTTGAAGACGTCGTCGCCGGTGCGGACACCGCTGTCGAACAGCACGGTCAGCCGGTCGCCGGCCGCCTCCACGACGCGCGGCAGCGCGTCGGCCGCCGCGACGGAGCCGGCCACCTGACGGCCGCCGTGGTTGGAGACCACCACGCCGTCCATCCCCGCGTCGGCGGCCATCCGGGCGTCGTCCGGGTGCAGGACGCCCTTCAGCACGATCGGGCCGTCCCAGTTCTCCCGCAGGAACGCCAGGTCCGGCCAGGTCTTGGCCGGATCGGAGAACATGCCGACGAAGTGCATCACGGCCGCGTTCGGATCCTCGTGCACGGGCTTCGCCAGGCCCGCCCGGAACGCCGGGTCGGAGAAGTAGTTGGCCGTGCCCACCCCGTGCAGGAACGGCAGGTACGCCTGGTCGAGATCGCGGGGTCGCCACGACAGCAGGGGCGTGTCCAGCGTGACGAACAGCGCGCTGTACCCGGCCGCCCTCGCCCGCTCCAGGAAACTGCGGGCCACCTCGCGGTCCTTGGGCCAGTAGAGCTGGAACCAGCGTTCGGCGTCGCCCATCGCCTCGGCGACCTGCTCCATGGGGGTACTGGAAGCCGAGGACAGGATGTACGGCACGCCCTGGGCGGCGGCGGCCCGGGCGGCGGCCGGCTCCGCGTCCGGATGCATGATCGACAGGACCCCGACCGGCGCCAGCGCCAGTGGGGCGGGCAGCGGGCGGCCCAGCACCTCGACC
This region of Streptomyces ambofaciens ATCC 23877 genomic DNA includes:
- a CDS encoding RICIN domain-containing protein; this encodes MPTPHPPRPAYPPSGGDFGESDELLAARLRDGPDSAASQAAALLMARHWQPAHDYATICLATSSQVTAMVTAAAWHRVLDRLAHGEPATALRPRLLVAVRDTVRQWSADDGISGVLPHLLKPAGGRGMRAAKSLTPENRTLAARAFASLPGPARCLLWHTEVEGEPISVPAGLLGMDTDTASATLEHAREKFREGCLDAHRQLAPTQDCRFHGRLLDVPIRRGGALLPDVRKHLADCRHCRHAAEQLGHFERGLGTLIAEAVLGWGARRYLDSRPGRASLGTLAKGAARHRGGRPGLLARVPLPVRRLPGRSRSGRSMLRQFGAASAGVLSIALVVSVWSYDGGGADPAASTSAVGGDTAASGTSRPEPPGSAGLPTTPDRTRLRNVAAELCLDVRDEPKAGAGARLAACSDAWTQQWTYEDDGLLRSVADPGLCLDARADAGVVVLGTCADEGTERSEDVRYDLTDREELVPRGQRQLALAPTTTAPGADVVVKVRDGSDAQRWRTEPVPTADASLSIAGTEAPDARTVELPGG
- a CDS encoding lactate 2-monooxygenase, which codes for MAKHWADFQYEIYLNGMTGAVPRLPTDLTRLEELAERRLGPGPVGYVAGSAGDGSAARANRAALDRRRIVPRMLRDVHRRDLSVEVLGRPLPAPLALAPVGVLSIMHPDAEPAAARAAAAQGVPYILSSASSTPMEQVAEAMGDAERWFQLYWPKDREVARSFLERARAAGYSALFVTLDTPLLSWRPRDLDQAYLPFLHGVGTANYFSDPAFRAGLAKPVHEDPNAAVMHFVGMFSDPAKTWPDLAFLRENWDGPIVLKGVLHPDDARMAADAGMDGVVVSNHGGRQVAGSVAAADALPRVVEAAGDRLTVLFDSGVRTGDDVFKALALGARAVLLGRPYAYGLGLDGQAGVEHVIRCLLAELDLTLALSGHSSPATPGPDDLVEHPG